One segment of Gordonia terrae DNA contains the following:
- a CDS encoding FdhF/YdeP family oxidoreductase, with protein sequence MAAHPVDEPHEVRRAHRKSYAAGVPAVAVALKRGVEQMGALRTAQTLIKLNQRDGFDCPGCAWPETPGHRKHAEFCENGAKAVAEEATRRAVTPEFFAAHSVDDLRTRSGYWLSQQGRLAHPMYLGPGDTHYRPLSWDEANAVIAAEFAAMDSPDEAVFYTSGRTSNEAAFLYQLFARSLGTNNLPDCSNMCHESSGAALGASIGIGKGSVTVPDLEAADLILIAGQNPGTNHPRMLATLEKAKHNGARIVAINPLPEAGLMRFKDPQKVGGVVGAGTKLADDFLQVRLGSDMALFRGVARLLRDAEQASPGTVFDHQFLDESCAGVEEYLDLLDDVDLDRVVEVTGVTRTQIDELARTVATSRRIVLCWAMGLTQHRHGVATIAEGTNVLLLRGMIGRVGAGLCPVRGHSNVQGDRTMGIFEKMPESFLAAQDAEFGITSPREHGYDTVAAITAMAAGKVRVFVGMGGNFVSASPDTDVTADALRRCALTVHVSTKLNESHLVTGRRALILPTLGRTDRDVIDGVAQRVSVEDSMSAVHLSRGSLPPVSAHLRSEVAIICDLATRVLGADHPVPWQELKRDYDRIRDRIERVVPGFDDFNIRVRRSDGFVLPHPPRDTRSFDTPNGKANFAVHPLEWVDVPADRLVLQTLRSHDQYNTTVYGHDDRYRGISGNRHIVMVNPDDIGSLGLRAGQLVDIVSEFDGEAGVEERRVRGFEVVPYDTPRGNAAAYYPETNPLVPLGSVARESNTPVSKAVVIRIEPVECA encoded by the coding sequence ATGGCGGCGCACCCCGTCGACGAGCCGCACGAGGTCCGGCGCGCGCACCGGAAGTCCTACGCCGCCGGAGTCCCGGCGGTCGCGGTCGCCCTCAAGCGCGGAGTCGAGCAGATGGGCGCGCTCCGGACGGCACAGACCTTGATCAAGCTCAATCAGCGTGATGGGTTCGATTGTCCCGGCTGCGCCTGGCCGGAGACGCCGGGCCACCGCAAGCATGCCGAGTTCTGCGAGAACGGCGCCAAGGCGGTCGCCGAGGAGGCCACGCGTCGAGCCGTCACCCCCGAGTTCTTCGCCGCCCACAGCGTCGACGACCTCCGGACGCGCAGCGGCTACTGGCTCTCGCAGCAGGGACGCCTGGCGCACCCGATGTACCTCGGTCCGGGCGACACCCACTACCGCCCGCTGAGCTGGGACGAGGCCAACGCCGTCATCGCCGCCGAGTTCGCCGCGATGGACTCGCCGGACGAGGCCGTGTTCTACACGTCAGGTCGCACCAGCAACGAAGCCGCTTTCCTGTACCAGCTCTTCGCCCGGAGCCTGGGTACGAACAACCTCCCCGACTGCTCGAACATGTGCCACGAGTCCTCCGGCGCCGCTCTCGGCGCGTCGATCGGAATCGGCAAGGGTTCGGTCACCGTCCCCGATCTCGAGGCGGCCGACCTCATCCTCATCGCCGGCCAGAATCCCGGCACCAATCACCCGAGAATGCTCGCCACCCTGGAGAAGGCGAAGCACAACGGGGCCCGGATCGTGGCGATCAACCCGCTGCCCGAGGCAGGCCTGATGCGTTTCAAGGATCCGCAGAAGGTCGGCGGGGTCGTCGGCGCGGGTACCAAGCTGGCCGACGACTTCCTCCAGGTCCGGCTCGGGTCCGACATGGCTCTGTTCCGCGGCGTCGCACGTCTGCTCCGTGACGCCGAACAAGCCTCCCCCGGAACGGTTTTCGATCACCAGTTCCTCGACGAGTCGTGCGCCGGGGTCGAGGAGTACCTCGACCTGCTCGACGACGTCGACCTCGACCGGGTCGTCGAGGTCACCGGCGTGACCCGCACCCAGATCGACGAGCTCGCACGGACGGTCGCCACTTCGCGCCGCATCGTGTTGTGCTGGGCGATGGGTTTGACCCAGCACCGCCACGGCGTCGCGACGATCGCCGAGGGCACGAACGTGCTGCTCCTGCGCGGCATGATCGGCCGCGTCGGCGCCGGCCTCTGCCCCGTTCGCGGTCATTCGAATGTGCAGGGCGATCGCACCATGGGGATCTTCGAGAAGATGCCGGAGTCCTTCCTCGCTGCTCAGGACGCCGAGTTCGGCATCACGTCCCCACGCGAGCACGGGTACGACACCGTCGCCGCCATCACCGCGATGGCCGCCGGTAAGGTCCGCGTCTTCGTCGGGATGGGCGGCAATTTCGTGTCGGCCTCACCCGACACCGACGTCACCGCCGACGCCCTGCGGCGCTGCGCACTCACCGTGCACGTGTCCACCAAACTCAACGAATCCCATCTCGTCACCGGTCGTCGCGCACTCATCCTGCCCACCCTCGGGCGCACCGACCGGGACGTCATCGACGGTGTGGCACAACGTGTGTCGGTCGAGGACTCGATGTCGGCAGTGCACCTGTCCCGTGGGTCGCTGCCGCCGGTGTCGGCGCACCTGCGCAGTGAGGTCGCGATCATCTGCGACCTGGCGACCCGCGTCCTCGGTGCCGATCACCCGGTTCCGTGGCAGGAACTCAAGCGCGACTACGACCGCATCCGCGACCGGATCGAGCGGGTTGTACCCGGCTTCGATGACTTCAACATCCGCGTCCGTCGGAGTGACGGCTTCGTGCTGCCGCACCCGCCCCGCGACACCCGGTCGTTCGACACCCCGAACGGCAAGGCCAACTTCGCAGTCCATCCCCTCGAATGGGTGGACGTCCCAGCCGACCGCCTCGTCCTGCAGACACTCCGCAGCCATGACCAGTACAACACCACCGTCTACGGCCACGACGATCGTTACCGGGGCATCTCCGGCAACCGCCACATCGTGATGGTCAATCCCGACGACATCGGGTCCCTCGGCCTGCGCGCCGGGCAACTCGTCGACATCGTCTCGGAGTTCGACGGCGAGGCCGGGGTCGAGGAACGACGGGTCCGCGGCTTCGAGGTCGTCCCGTATGACACACCGCGCGGCAACGCGGCCGCGTACTACCCCGAGACCAACCCGCTGGTCCCGCTCGGATCGGTGGCCAGGGAGTCGAACACACCGGTCTCCAAGGCGGTGGTCATCCGCATCGAACCGGTCGAATGCGCCTAG
- the mobA gene encoding molybdenum cofactor guanylyltransferase, translating to MGSDKAALDWDGEPMLARVVRVVSQRCDPVLVVAGETSAAFRGVDDIRDRAAPGIDASKVRWVTDEQEGTGPLGGLVAGLSAAAAAGAEYAFVCATDMPLIAPELIDELRLGVTGSTQAVIARDAQRDHPMAGIYRTDAAGLIADIVAGGERRMLGAIEALTTHRVGISDPDWLVNVNAPEDLHRLRVSAG from the coding sequence ATGGGCAGTGACAAGGCCGCACTGGACTGGGACGGCGAACCGATGCTCGCCCGGGTGGTGCGCGTGGTGTCGCAACGGTGCGATCCGGTGCTGGTCGTCGCGGGTGAGACATCCGCCGCATTCCGCGGCGTCGACGACATCCGGGATCGCGCGGCGCCGGGTATCGATGCGTCGAAGGTGCGCTGGGTGACCGACGAACAGGAGGGGACGGGCCCGCTCGGGGGTCTCGTCGCGGGTTTGTCCGCCGCTGCCGCCGCGGGCGCCGAGTATGCGTTCGTGTGTGCCACGGACATGCCGCTCATCGCCCCGGAGCTCATCGACGAGTTGCGGCTGGGCGTGACCGGGTCGACTCAGGCGGTCATCGCGCGTGACGCGCAGCGGGATCATCCGATGGCGGGCATCTACCGCACGGACGCGGCCGGACTGATCGCCGACATCGTCGCCGGCGGCGAACGACGGATGCTGGGGGCGATCGAGGCACTCACCACCCACCGTGTCGGAATCTCCGATCCGGACTGGCTCGTCAACGTCAACGCACCCGAGGACCTGCACAGGTTGCGCGTGTCGGCGGGCTAG
- a CDS encoding valine--tRNA ligase yields the protein MPETASPRTAVPETGLPKSWDPAEHEASLYQGWVDAGYFTADAASDKPPFSIVIPPPNVNGSLHMGHAYEHVLMDALSRRRRMQGYEVLWLPGMDHAAIAMQTMVERKLAAEGKTRDDLGREAFIDRVWAEKAEISGNIGEQMRRLGDSVDWSRERFTMDEGLSRAVHTVFKKMFDDGLIYQAERLVNWSPVLKTAVSDIEVSYADVEGELVSFRYGSLDDTEPHIVVATTRLETMLGDTAIAVHPDDERYAHLVGTELPHPFVDRTIPIVADDYVDPEFGSGAVKITPAHDPNDFALGQRHNLPMPTIMDESARIADTGTEFDGMDRFEARVKVREALAEQGRIVKEVRPYLHSVGHSERTGEPIEPRLSMQWWVAVSALAAAAGDAVRDGSTVIHPTSMEPRWFSWVDDMHDWCISRQLWWGHRIPIWYGPDGDVVCVGPDEQAPEGYVQETDVLDTWFSSGLWPFSTMGWPDQTADLDKFYPTSVLVTGYDILFFWVARMMMFGTYVGKDLGQGNEIPFHNLFLHGLVRDEHGRKMSKSKGNGIDPLDWVERFGADALRFTLARGANPGSDISVGEDHAQSSRNFATKLYNATKFALMNGAKLGELPDAEALTDADRWILGRLDEVLAEIDAGFESYEFSKACEALYHFAWDEVCDWYLELAKVQIAENDEKRSEATALVLGAVLDPLLRALSPVMPFVTEVLWKALTGGESLVIAPWPTTSGRDWSSDSAARVDDLQRLITEVRRFRSDQGLRPGQRVAVQFDGLGEAGLEPLLPYVTSLARLDPAGPGFGATATIEVRLSVATVVVAIDTSGTVDVEAERKRLTKDLAVAEKELSTTSAKLGNEQFLSKAPDHVVAKIRDRQRIATEEVERLSAKLASLAGA from the coding sequence TTGCCCGAGACAGCGTCGCCCCGGACTGCCGTACCCGAGACCGGGTTGCCCAAGTCCTGGGATCCCGCTGAGCACGAGGCGTCGCTTTACCAGGGCTGGGTGGACGCCGGGTACTTCACCGCGGACGCGGCGAGTGACAAGCCGCCGTTCTCCATCGTGATCCCGCCGCCGAATGTCAACGGCTCCCTGCACATGGGTCACGCCTACGAGCACGTCCTGATGGATGCGCTCTCGCGTCGTCGACGCATGCAGGGCTACGAGGTGCTGTGGCTGCCCGGCATGGACCACGCGGCCATCGCGATGCAGACGATGGTCGAGCGCAAGCTCGCCGCCGAGGGCAAGACGCGTGACGATCTCGGCCGGGAGGCGTTCATCGACCGCGTGTGGGCCGAGAAGGCCGAGATCAGCGGCAACATCGGTGAGCAGATGCGGCGGCTCGGCGACAGCGTCGACTGGTCGCGCGAACGCTTCACGATGGACGAGGGCCTGTCGCGGGCGGTGCACACCGTCTTCAAGAAGATGTTCGACGACGGGCTGATCTACCAGGCCGAACGTCTGGTCAACTGGTCGCCGGTCCTCAAGACCGCCGTCAGCGACATCGAGGTGAGTTACGCCGACGTGGAGGGCGAGCTCGTCAGCTTCCGTTATGGATCGCTCGACGACACCGAACCCCACATCGTCGTCGCGACGACCCGGTTGGAGACGATGCTCGGCGACACCGCGATCGCGGTTCATCCCGACGACGAGCGTTATGCCCACCTGGTCGGTACCGAGCTGCCGCATCCGTTCGTCGACCGGACGATCCCGATCGTCGCCGACGACTATGTGGACCCCGAATTCGGCAGTGGCGCAGTGAAGATCACTCCTGCGCACGACCCCAACGACTTCGCGCTCGGGCAGCGGCACAACCTCCCGATGCCGACGATCATGGATGAGTCGGCCCGGATCGCCGACACCGGAACCGAATTCGACGGCATGGACCGGTTCGAGGCGCGGGTCAAGGTGCGTGAGGCGCTGGCCGAGCAGGGGCGCATCGTCAAGGAGGTGCGTCCGTACCTGCACAGCGTCGGCCACTCGGAGCGGACCGGTGAGCCGATCGAACCGCGGCTGTCGATGCAGTGGTGGGTCGCGGTCTCCGCGCTGGCCGCAGCGGCCGGCGACGCGGTGCGCGACGGGTCGACGGTGATCCACCCGACGTCGATGGAGCCGCGCTGGTTCAGCTGGGTCGACGACATGCACGACTGGTGCATCTCGCGTCAGCTGTGGTGGGGTCACCGGATTCCGATCTGGTACGGACCCGACGGCGACGTGGTGTGCGTCGGGCCCGACGAGCAGGCCCCCGAGGGTTATGTCCAGGAGACCGACGTCCTGGACACCTGGTTCTCCTCCGGGCTGTGGCCGTTCTCGACCATGGGCTGGCCCGACCAGACCGCGGATCTCGACAAGTTCTATCCGACCTCGGTTCTCGTCACCGGGTACGACATCCTGTTCTTCTGGGTGGCCCGCATGATGATGTTCGGCACCTACGTCGGCAAGGATCTGGGGCAGGGCAACGAGATCCCGTTCCACAACCTGTTCCTGCACGGGCTGGTGCGCGACGAACACGGTCGCAAGATGTCGAAGTCCAAGGGCAACGGCATCGACCCGCTCGACTGGGTGGAGCGCTTCGGCGCCGACGCCCTGCGCTTCACGCTCGCCCGCGGGGCCAATCCCGGCTCGGACATCTCGGTCGGTGAGGACCACGCCCAGTCCTCGCGCAACTTCGCGACGAAGCTCTACAACGCCACCAAATTCGCGCTGATGAACGGCGCGAAGCTCGGTGAACTGCCCGATGCCGAGGCGCTGACCGACGCCGACCGGTGGATTCTCGGCCGCCTGGACGAGGTGCTCGCCGAGATCGACGCCGGATTCGAGTCCTATGAGTTCTCCAAGGCCTGCGAGGCGCTCTACCACTTCGCGTGGGACGAGGTGTGTGACTGGTACCTCGAACTGGCGAAGGTGCAGATCGCCGAGAACGACGAGAAGCGTTCGGAGGCAACCGCTCTCGTACTCGGCGCGGTCCTCGACCCGCTGCTGCGGGCGTTGTCGCCGGTGATGCCGTTCGTCACCGAGGTGCTCTGGAAGGCGCTCACGGGGGGCGAATCGTTGGTGATCGCGCCGTGGCCGACCACCTCCGGACGTGACTGGTCGTCGGATTCGGCAGCCCGCGTGGACGATCTGCAGCGGTTGATCACCGAGGTCCGGCGTTTTCGCAGCGATCAGGGTCTGCGTCCCGGCCAGCGCGTCGCCGTGCAATTCGACGGGCTCGGTGAAGCCGGGCTCGAACCGCTGCTGCCGTACGTGACCTCGTTGGCGCGCCTGGACCCGGCCGGCCCCGGTTTCGGTGCCACCGCGACCATCGAGGTCCGCCTCAGCGTCGCGACGGTGGTCGTCGCGATCGACACCTCGGGCACCGTCGACGTCGAAGCCGAACGCAAGCGGCTCACCAAGGACCTGGCAGTCGCCGAGAAGGAACTGTCGACGACGTCGGCGAAACTGGGCAACGAGCAGTTCTTGTCCAAGGCTCCCGACCACGTGGTCGCCAAGATCCGGGATCGTCAACGGATCGCGACCGAAGAGGTCGAACGGCTGAGCGCGAAGCTGGCGAGTCTGGCCGGCGCGTGA
- the folC gene encoding bifunctional tetrahydrofolate synthase/dihydrofolate synthase — MSDDTGFPEEDPAVLGMDAAGDPLGLSAILGEDEPDPDAEPARLRVTDSADDLAELAEVEAELDTRWPETKIEPSLTRIATLMDLLGSPQHGYPAIHIAGTNGKTSVTRMVDALLSALHRRTGRITSPHLQRVTERISVDGKPIAARTYIDTYRELEPYITMVDDSSTAAGGPRMSKFEVLTAMAYAVFAEAPVDVAVVETGMGGRWDATNVIDGTVSVITPIAMDHADYLGDTLTAIAGEKAGIIKAAEADAAGTVDPVTVIAEQSPEVMDVLLRAAVDAGTIVARQGSEFAVLDAGIAVGGQMLTIQGLGGVYDEIFVPLHGAHQAANAALALAAVEAFFGAGADRQLDIDAVRAGFSTVDNPGRLERLRSAPTVFADAAHNPHGAAALAQALAEEFDFRRLVGVVGVLGDKDARGVIEALEPVLDAVVVTDNGSPRALDPETLAEYAREVFGEDRVVVKPFLPDAVEEAIALAEEADGERVSGAGVVITGSVVTAGAARTLFGKEPS; from the coding sequence GTGAGCGACGACACCGGTTTTCCCGAAGAGGATCCCGCCGTCCTGGGAATGGATGCGGCGGGCGACCCCCTGGGTCTGTCCGCGATCCTGGGAGAGGACGAACCGGATCCGGATGCCGAGCCGGCTCGGTTGCGCGTCACCGACAGCGCCGACGATCTCGCCGAACTCGCCGAGGTCGAGGCCGAACTCGACACCCGGTGGCCCGAGACGAAGATCGAGCCGTCGCTGACCCGCATCGCCACGCTCATGGACCTGCTCGGTTCTCCGCAGCACGGGTACCCGGCGATCCACATCGCCGGGACGAACGGCAAGACATCGGTCACCCGCATGGTCGATGCCCTGCTGTCGGCGTTGCACCGGCGCACCGGACGGATCACGAGTCCGCACCTGCAACGCGTCACCGAGCGGATCTCGGTGGACGGCAAGCCCATTGCGGCCCGCACGTACATCGACACCTATCGGGAACTCGAGCCGTACATCACCATGGTCGACGATTCGTCGACCGCCGCGGGTGGGCCGCGGATGAGCAAGTTCGAGGTCTTGACCGCGATGGCGTACGCGGTGTTCGCCGAGGCGCCGGTCGACGTGGCCGTCGTCGAGACCGGTATGGGCGGACGCTGGGACGCGACCAACGTCATCGACGGCACGGTCTCGGTCATCACGCCGATCGCGATGGATCACGCGGACTATCTCGGCGACACCCTGACCGCGATCGCGGGGGAGAAGGCGGGAATCATCAAAGCCGCCGAAGCCGATGCCGCCGGAACCGTCGACCCCGTCACGGTGATCGCCGAACAGAGCCCCGAGGTCATGGACGTGCTGCTGCGCGCGGCCGTCGACGCGGGCACCATCGTCGCCCGCCAGGGTTCGGAGTTCGCGGTCCTCGACGCGGGCATCGCGGTGGGCGGACAGATGCTGACCATCCAGGGGCTCGGCGGTGTCTACGACGAGATCTTCGTGCCGTTGCACGGCGCGCACCAGGCGGCGAACGCCGCGCTGGCCCTCGCGGCGGTGGAGGCGTTCTTCGGTGCGGGTGCCGATCGGCAACTCGACATCGACGCCGTCCGTGCGGGTTTCTCGACGGTCGACAACCCCGGGCGGCTCGAACGGTTGCGCAGCGCGCCGACGGTGTTCGCCGACGCGGCACACAACCCGCACGGGGCGGCCGCACTGGCGCAGGCCCTGGCCGAGGAATTCGACTTCCGCCGTCTCGTCGGCGTGGTCGGCGTGCTCGGCGACAAAGACGCCCGTGGGGTCATCGAGGCCCTGGAGCCGGTGCTCGACGCGGTGGTCGTCACCGACAACGGATCACCGCGCGCCCTCGACCCCGAGACGCTCGCGGAGTACGCGCGCGAGGTGTTCGGTGAAGACCGCGTCGTCGTCAAACCCTTCCTGCCCGACGCCGTCGAAGAGGCCATCGCCCTGGCCGAGGAAGCCGACGGGGAGCGTGTGTCGGGCGCGGGCGTGGTCATCACCGGGTCCGTCGTGACCGCAGGCGCCGCGCGAACACTCTTCGGGAAGGAACCTTCATGA
- a CDS encoding DUF4233 domain-containing protein — translation MTTRYTPPTNDPWKGLRGVMAGTMILEVIVMILAFPIVWRLGDGLTWLSGGYLTVVVIAMIVAAGMQGRPYAINLDLGLQIVVIAGGVFHWSIAVVGVVFGSVWLYIRYIKGDVEKRVERGMLPGQEPID, via the coding sequence ATGACCACCCGATACACCCCACCCACGAACGATCCGTGGAAGGGGCTGCGCGGCGTGATGGCCGGCACGATGATCCTCGAGGTCATCGTCATGATCCTGGCGTTCCCGATCGTGTGGCGCCTGGGCGATGGGCTGACCTGGTTGTCCGGTGGTTATCTCACGGTGGTCGTCATCGCGATGATCGTCGCCGCGGGGATGCAGGGCAGGCCGTATGCCATCAACCTCGACCTCGGCTTGCAGATCGTCGTGATCGCCGGCGGGGTCTTCCACTGGTCGATCGCGGTGGTGGGCGTCGTCTTCGGGTCGGTCTGGCTCTACATCCGCTACATCAAGGGCGATGTCGAGAAACGCGTCGAGCGCGGAATGCTGCCCGGCCAGGAACCGATCGACTAG
- the ndk gene encoding nucleoside-diphosphate kinase gives MTERTLVLIKPDGVERGLVGDIISRIERKGLTLVALELKTADDAVARGHYAEHEGKPFYPSLLDFITSGPLVAAVLEGDRAVAAFRQIAGGTDPVEKAVPGTIRADFALNTQYNLVHGSDSPESAEREIALWFPGLTG, from the coding sequence GTGACTGAACGCACTCTCGTACTCATCAAGCCGGACGGCGTCGAACGCGGCCTCGTCGGCGACATCATCAGCCGTATCGAGCGCAAGGGACTGACCCTGGTGGCACTCGAGCTCAAGACCGCGGACGACGCGGTCGCCCGTGGGCACTACGCCGAGCACGAGGGAAAACCGTTCTATCCCTCGCTGCTCGATTTCATCACCTCGGGTCCGCTGGTCGCGGCGGTCCTCGAGGGGGACCGCGCGGTGGCCGCGTTCCGGCAGATCGCCGGCGGCACCGATCCGGTGGAGAAAGCCGTGCCCGGAACCATCCGTGCCGACTTCGCCCTCAACACTCAGTACAACCTGGTCCACGGGTCCGATTCGCCCGAATCGGCGGAGCGTGAGATCGCGCTCTGGTTCCCCGGCCTCACGGGCTGA